A section of the Streptomyces sp. NBC_01363 genome encodes:
- a CDS encoding biotin/lipoate A/B protein ligase family protein, whose product MHGEYKVPGGKLVVVDLDVEGGALRNVRVAGDFFLEPDEAILAIDAALEGAPANTDTAGLAARIDAALPASTVMLGLTSEGVAVAVRRALAHATEWSDYDWQLIHEAPQSPALHMALDEVITAEVAAGRRPPTLRVWEWDSPAVIIGSFQSLRNEVDLQGAERHGVTVVRRVSGGGAMFVEPGNTITYSLSVPDALVSGLSFADSYAYLDDWVLGALGEMGIRAWYQPLNDIATDAGKIAGAAQKRVVGGEGAVLHHVTMSYDIDADKMLEVLRIGKEKLSDKGTRSAKKRVDPLRRQTGLAREAVIERMIDSFRTRHGLTRGRVTDEEMARAEELVRTKFGTEEWTARVP is encoded by the coding sequence GTGCACGGTGAGTACAAGGTTCCCGGCGGCAAGCTCGTCGTGGTGGATCTCGATGTCGAGGGCGGGGCGCTGCGCAACGTACGGGTCGCCGGGGACTTCTTCCTCGAACCGGACGAGGCAATCCTCGCGATCGACGCGGCGCTGGAGGGCGCACCGGCCAACACCGACACCGCCGGTCTCGCCGCCCGGATCGACGCGGCCCTGCCCGCCTCGACGGTGATGCTCGGCCTCACCTCCGAGGGCGTCGCCGTCGCCGTACGCCGGGCCCTCGCGCACGCCACCGAGTGGAGCGACTACGACTGGCAGCTCATCCACGAGGCTCCTCAGTCGCCCGCGCTCCACATGGCCCTCGACGAGGTCATCACCGCCGAGGTCGCCGCGGGGCGCCGCCCGCCCACGCTCCGGGTCTGGGAGTGGGACTCCCCCGCCGTGATCATCGGCAGCTTCCAGTCCCTGCGCAACGAGGTCGACCTGCAGGGCGCCGAACGCCATGGCGTCACGGTCGTGCGCCGGGTGTCCGGCGGCGGGGCCATGTTCGTGGAGCCCGGCAACACCATCACGTACTCGCTCTCGGTCCCGGACGCCCTGGTCTCCGGCCTGTCGTTCGCCGACAGCTACGCCTATCTCGACGACTGGGTGCTCGGGGCGCTCGGCGAGATGGGCATCAGGGCCTGGTACCAACCGCTCAACGACATCGCCACGGACGCGGGGAAGATCGCGGGCGCGGCCCAGAAGCGTGTGGTCGGCGGGGAGGGGGCCGTCCTGCACCACGTCACCATGTCGTACGACATCGACGCCGACAAGATGCTGGAGGTGCTGCGGATCGGCAAGGAGAAGCTCTCCGACAAGGGCACCAGGAGCGCGAAGAAGCGCGTCGACCCGCTGCGCCGTCAGACGGGACTGGCGCGCGAGGCCGTCATCGAGCGGATGATCGACTCCTTCCGTACCCGGCACGGCCTCACCCGGGGCAGGGTGACGGACGAGGAGATGGCACGGGCCGAGGAGCTGGTACGGACGAAGTTCGGCACGGAGGAATGGACCGCTCGGGTGCCGTGA
- a CDS encoding twin-arginine translocase TatA/TatE family subunit: MFGISEIAIILIVAILVLGAKKLPELARSAGKSARILKAEAKAMKETNGAEGETGAPRVIRGETVARHDAGDPQWDLGPRSQDRI; encoded by the coding sequence ATGTTCGGAATCAGCGAGATCGCGATCATTCTGATCGTGGCCATACTCGTCCTGGGCGCCAAGAAGCTCCCCGAACTGGCGCGTTCCGCGGGCAAGTCGGCGCGCATCCTCAAGGCCGAGGCGAAGGCGATGAAGGAGACGAACGGCGCCGAGGGGGAAACGGGGGCGCCTCGTGTCATCCGCGGCGAGACCGTCGCCCGGCACGACGCCGGGGACCCGCAGTGGGATTTGGGGCCGCGGTCCCAGGACCGTATATGA
- a CDS encoding response regulator transcription factor, protein MRVLIVEDELYLAEAVQAGLRLEAIASDIAGDGDTALERLDVNEYDVVVLDRDIPGTHGDDVCRIIVERRLGCRVLMLTAAGLINEKVTGFEIGADDYLTKPFDLKELVVRLRSLARRPKDGTPPVIDYAGIRLDPFRREVFRDGRYVALTRKQFAVLEVLMTARGGVVSAETLLERAWDENADPFTNAVRITMSTLRKRLGDPSAIHTVPGVGYRLDEPAGQDERTGHAQ, encoded by the coding sequence ATGCGGGTGCTGATTGTCGAGGACGAGTTGTATCTCGCCGAGGCGGTACAGGCGGGGCTGAGGCTCGAAGCCATCGCCTCCGACATCGCCGGGGACGGCGACACCGCCCTGGAACGCCTCGACGTGAACGAGTACGACGTCGTCGTGCTCGACCGCGACATCCCCGGCACCCACGGTGACGACGTGTGCCGGATCATCGTGGAACGGCGCCTCGGCTGCCGCGTGCTCATGCTGACCGCGGCGGGCCTGATCAACGAGAAGGTCACCGGGTTCGAGATCGGCGCCGACGACTACCTGACGAAGCCCTTCGACCTGAAGGAGCTGGTCGTACGTCTCCGCTCACTGGCCCGCCGGCCCAAGGACGGCACACCCCCCGTCATCGACTACGCGGGAATCCGGCTGGACCCGTTCCGGCGTGAGGTCTTCCGCGACGGGAGGTACGTGGCGCTCACCAGGAAGCAGTTCGCCGTCCTGGAAGTCCTCATGACCGCGCGAGGCGGCGTCGTCAGCGCGGAGACGCTGCTGGAGCGGGCCTGGGACGAGAACGCCGACCCGTTCACCAACGCGGTCCGCATCACCATGTCCACGCTCCGCAAACGGCTCGGTGATCCGTCGGCCATCCACACCGTGCCCGGCGTCGGATACCGTCTCGACGAGCCGGCGGGGCAGGACGAGCGGACGGGGCACGCGCAGTGA
- a CDS encoding M15 family metallopeptidase: protein MHDNPTANRSTTAARRFPGRTVAGVGAVVVVALAATWGVTARSEPAARAAAAADHERDGGEATTEATPEGTEGGDIPSGRELTPFDTRYPAIGRLDKALLKAVQEAARDARDDGIELRVTSGWRSKEHQQRLLDQGIEKYGSPEKARQFVNTPQKSTHVSGKAVDIGPTDADDWLIRNGSDYGLCQVYSNEMWHFELLTGPGGTCPALLSNAAG, encoded by the coding sequence ATGCACGACAACCCCACCGCGAACCGCTCCACCACGGCAGCGCGCCGCTTCCCCGGCCGCACGGTGGCAGGAGTCGGTGCGGTCGTGGTGGTGGCGCTGGCGGCGACATGGGGCGTGACGGCTCGGAGCGAACCGGCCGCGCGTGCCGCCGCGGCGGCGGACCATGAGCGGGACGGTGGCGAAGCGACCACGGAGGCCACTCCCGAGGGTACCGAAGGCGGCGACATACCGAGTGGTCGGGAGCTCACCCCCTTCGACACCCGGTACCCGGCCATCGGCCGGCTGGACAAAGCGTTGCTGAAGGCCGTCCAGGAGGCGGCCCGGGACGCCCGTGACGACGGCATCGAACTGCGGGTCACCTCGGGATGGCGCAGCAAGGAACACCAGCAGCGCCTGCTGGACCAGGGCATCGAGAAGTACGGAAGCCCGGAGAAGGCCAGGCAGTTCGTGAACACCCCGCAGAAGTCGACACACGTCTCCGGAAAGGCGGTCGACATCGGTCCCACCGATGCCGACGACTGGCTCATCCGCAACGGCTCCGACTACGGCCTGTGCCAGGTCTACAGCAACGAGATGTGGCATTTCGAGCTCCTGACCGGCCCCGGTGGCACCTGCCCGGCTCTCCTGAGCAACGCCGCCGGCTGA
- a CDS encoding sporulation protein — protein MVFKRLLGSLGVGGPTVDTVLTTGAAAPGGPLSGQVHLKGGSAGFDIDHIALELVARVEAEHEDGEDEHVVVFERFVVGGGFRLAEGEQLSVPFTVALPWETPITELYGQSLGIVLGVRTELAVAGAKDKGDLDQLAVGPLPVQEVILEAFGQLGFGFKSADLEYGRIGGTGQQLPFYQEIELTPSSQYAHAVNEIEVTFLATAGGMEVVLEADRRGGLLSGGHDALTRFTVAHDGIHHQDWQALVDGWLRQLIEHRSAYAEGSAYGHGDPYAGNHAHGPDHGHHGDHHHDDGHRSGPGLGTAVAVGAAGLAVGVVGGMVAAEVVDEVGDFFEDDNDDDGDGDD, from the coding sequence ATGGTGTTCAAACGACTGCTCGGCTCGCTCGGCGTGGGCGGCCCCACTGTCGACACCGTCCTCACCACCGGGGCGGCCGCTCCCGGCGGTCCCCTGTCCGGCCAGGTCCATCTCAAGGGCGGCAGCGCCGGCTTCGACATCGACCACATCGCGCTGGAACTCGTCGCGCGGGTGGAGGCCGAGCACGAGGACGGCGAGGACGAGCACGTCGTGGTCTTCGAGCGTTTCGTCGTCGGCGGCGGCTTCCGGCTGGCCGAGGGCGAGCAGCTCAGTGTGCCGTTCACGGTCGCGCTGCCGTGGGAGACGCCGATCACCGAGCTGTACGGGCAGAGCCTGGGCATCGTGCTCGGCGTACGCACGGAGCTGGCGGTCGCCGGTGCCAAGGACAAGGGCGATCTTGATCAGCTCGCGGTGGGCCCGTTGCCGGTGCAGGAGGTGATCCTCGAAGCGTTCGGACAGCTCGGCTTCGGCTTCAAGTCCGCGGATCTGGAGTACGGCCGCATCGGCGGCACCGGCCAGCAACTCCCCTTCTACCAGGAGATCGAGCTGACCCCGTCGTCGCAGTACGCGCACGCGGTCAACGAGATCGAGGTGACCTTCCTCGCCACCGCGGGCGGCATGGAGGTGGTCCTGGAGGCCGACAGGCGCGGTGGACTCCTCTCCGGCGGGCACGACGCACTCACCCGGTTCACGGTCGCGCACGACGGCATCCACCATCAGGACTGGCAGGCTCTGGTCGACGGCTGGCTCCGGCAGCTGATCGAGCACCGGTCGGCGTACGCGGAAGGCTCCGCGTACGGACACGGCGATCCGTACGCCGGGAACCACGCCCACGGGCCCGATCACGGCCACCACGGTGACCACCACCACGACGACGGTCACCGCTCCGGGCCGGGCCTGGGAACGGCCGTCGCGGTGGGCGCGGCCGGGCTCGCGGTCGGCGTCGTCGGCGGCATGGTCGCCGCCGAAGTCGTGGACGAGGTGGGGGACTTCTTCGAGGACGACAACGATGACGACGGGGACGGGGACGACTGA
- a CDS encoding SpoIIE family protein phosphatase, giving the protein MACAGPQSAPGAEPSPPSTSRHSYDTATDATAVVADTGTVVGWTHSAQDLLGYRAAEVVGRSAGFLLAMPEDPVRVAGIAERCRAGVGWRGVADVRRRDGGQVELDLRVSASFHLDGRECFLVSGRERRPEWTVGQSVLDAFLTGSPIGIAVLSPALRYTWMNDTLERLGGVPREDRMGRRLSEVLPGLEAEAIETLMRGVLDTGVPVIDYEYLGWTWADPRRKRAYSTSYLPLTDSDGSVTGVCYMVMDVTDRWNAQQRLAMVNDAGASIGSTLDVMRTAQELADFAVPRFADFVVVDLLETVARPDEPGPWPPGTGLSRPELARSGALTGSSRPRMRRAGMSSVHEGCPEAVNRVGEPVDFVPPPHDMRFLIDGEPVLIPVLDADNHAWSAEQPDRAARIREYGLHSLISVPMRARDTVLGLTTFIRSVNPAPFEPDDVLPAREMVARAAVCVDNARRYTHEHIAALTLQRSLLPHSLPGGMALDVASSYLPADAKDGVGGDWFDVIPLSGARVALVVGDVVGHGIGAAATMGRLRTAVHTLADMDLPPDELLAHLDDLVLRLSDAEPEGEEGGGTPVLGATCLYAVYDPVTQQCTMARAGHPPPVVVAPDGRVSFPELPAGPPLGLGGMPFETAEITLPEGSLIGLYTDGLIEGRDWDPDLGMSRLGGALAQRGLPLDALCASVVEQLVSVPQPDDVALLLARTHELSADHVVSWEVPDDPAAVAGVRARTAQLLRTWGLEELEMTTELIVSELVTNAVRYATGPIRLRLLRQSVLICEVSDTSSTSPRLRHARTTDEGGRGLFLVAQLTRRWGTRYTAEGKIIWTEQEIPATGP; this is encoded by the coding sequence ATGGCGTGTGCAGGTCCGCAGTCGGCGCCCGGCGCCGAGCCCTCGCCGCCCAGCACATCCCGGCACTCCTACGACACGGCGACCGACGCGACCGCGGTGGTCGCCGACACCGGAACGGTCGTGGGCTGGACACACAGCGCGCAGGACCTGCTGGGGTACCGGGCCGCTGAGGTGGTCGGGCGGTCCGCCGGCTTCCTGCTCGCCATGCCCGAGGACCCGGTCCGGGTGGCCGGGATCGCCGAGCGCTGCCGCGCGGGCGTGGGGTGGCGGGGCGTCGCCGACGTGCGGCGGCGCGACGGCGGCCAGGTCGAGCTGGACCTCCGGGTCTCGGCCTCCTTTCACCTGGACGGCCGGGAGTGCTTCCTGGTCTCCGGACGCGAACGGCGGCCGGAGTGGACGGTCGGGCAGTCCGTGCTGGACGCCTTCCTGACCGGCTCGCCGATCGGCATCGCGGTGTTGAGCCCGGCCCTTCGCTACACCTGGATGAACGACACCCTGGAACGCCTCGGCGGCGTTCCGCGCGAGGACCGCATGGGCCGCCGGTTGAGCGAAGTGCTCCCGGGGTTGGAGGCCGAGGCCATCGAGACGCTGATGCGCGGTGTGCTGGACACCGGGGTCCCCGTCATCGACTACGAGTACCTGGGCTGGACCTGGGCCGATCCGCGCCGCAAGCGCGCCTACTCCACGTCGTACCTCCCGCTGACCGACAGCGATGGCAGTGTCACCGGCGTCTGCTACATGGTGATGGACGTCACCGACCGGTGGAATGCCCAGCAGCGCCTGGCCATGGTCAACGATGCCGGAGCCAGTATCGGCTCCACCCTGGACGTGATGCGTACGGCTCAGGAGCTGGCCGACTTCGCGGTGCCGCGGTTCGCCGACTTCGTCGTCGTCGACCTGCTGGAGACGGTCGCCAGGCCCGATGAGCCCGGCCCGTGGCCCCCGGGCACGGGGCTGTCCAGGCCGGAGCTCGCCCGTTCCGGTGCCCTCACCGGCTCCTCTCGGCCGAGGATGCGCCGCGCAGGGATGAGTTCGGTGCACGAGGGCTGCCCGGAGGCGGTCAACCGGGTCGGGGAACCCGTGGACTTCGTGCCCCCGCCCCACGACATGCGGTTCCTGATCGACGGCGAACCCGTCCTCATCCCGGTCCTCGACGCCGACAACCACGCGTGGTCGGCCGAACAGCCCGACAGGGCGGCGCGCATCCGCGAATACGGACTCCATTCCCTCATCTCCGTACCGATGCGGGCCCGGGACACGGTGCTCGGCCTGACCACCTTCATCCGGTCGGTGAATCCCGCCCCCTTCGAACCGGACGATGTGCTTCCGGCCCGCGAGATGGTGGCACGGGCGGCCGTGTGCGTGGACAACGCCCGCCGCTACACCCACGAGCACATCGCGGCGCTGACCCTGCAGCGCAGTCTGCTCCCGCACTCACTGCCCGGCGGAATGGCCCTGGACGTGGCCTCGTCCTACCTCCCGGCGGATGCCAAGGACGGTGTCGGCGGCGACTGGTTCGACGTGATCCCGCTGTCCGGCGCCCGGGTCGCCCTGGTCGTGGGCGACGTCGTCGGCCACGGCATCGGCGCCGCGGCCACCATGGGTCGGCTCCGCACCGCGGTCCACACCCTCGCCGACATGGACCTGCCGCCCGACGAGCTCCTCGCCCACCTCGACGACCTCGTGCTCCGCCTGAGCGACGCGGAACCCGAGGGTGAGGAGGGCGGCGGCACACCCGTGCTCGGCGCCACCTGCCTGTATGCCGTGTACGACCCGGTCACCCAGCAGTGCACCATGGCACGCGCCGGCCACCCGCCGCCCGTCGTCGTCGCCCCGGACGGGCGCGTCAGCTTTCCCGAACTGCCCGCAGGACCCCCGCTGGGCCTGGGCGGAATGCCGTTCGAGACGGCGGAGATCACCCTGCCGGAAGGGAGCCTGATCGGCCTCTACACCGACGGACTCATCGAGGGAAGGGACTGGGACCCCGATCTCGGCATGTCCCGGCTCGGCGGCGCCCTGGCCCAGCGCGGACTACCGCTCGACGCCCTGTGCGCGTCGGTCGTGGAGCAGCTGGTTTCGGTGCCCCAGCCCGATGACGTCGCCCTGCTGCTCGCCCGTACCCACGAGCTGAGCGCTGACCACGTCGTCTCGTGGGAAGTCCCCGACGACCCGGCCGCCGTCGCCGGGGTCCGGGCCCGGACCGCCCAGCTGCTGCGGACCTGGGGCCTGGAGGAACTGGAGATGACGACCGAGCTGATCGTCAGCGAGCTGGTCACCAACGCGGTGCGCTACGCCACCGGGCCGATCCGGCTCCGGCTGCTGCGCCAGTCCGTGCTGATCTGCGAGGTCTCCGACACCAGCAGCACCTCGCCGCGGCTCAGGCACGCCCGCACCACGGACGAGGGCGGCCGAGGCCTCTTCCTCGTCGCCCAGCTCACCCGCCGCTGGGGCACCCGCTACACGGCCGAAGGCAAGATCATCTGGACCGAGCAGGAGATCCCGGCGACGGGACCTTGA
- a CDS encoding endonuclease/exonuclease/phosphatase family protein, whose product MADPREDPYPDVYIGGGFSDPAGTPPAEPVPGRPGPGRRRNWIPGAVAVATGLVMVCHSFVPNSPGNLGSLLETVLPWTGLAVPVLLLAALLRRSVPAVIAALLLGAAWSAVFASLFLGGRSDAEPNLTVVTHNVNATNPDPAATVRTLLAADPDLVALEEITDDALPAYRKVLDPRLTHSVHIGTVALWSRYPITESRRLTIDPGWSRSLRARIQGPNGPVAVYVVHLPSVRVGVSGFTIARRDDTLTALDRALDHEEQKKVLLLGDLNGTTTDRNLAPLVSRLTSVEDKAGTGFGFSWPAAFPIARIDHILTRGVTPTDAWTLPATASDHRPVAARLKA is encoded by the coding sequence ATGGCCGATCCGCGCGAGGACCCCTACCCGGATGTGTACATCGGAGGCGGCTTCTCCGATCCCGCCGGGACACCGCCCGCCGAACCCGTCCCCGGCCGGCCCGGCCCGGGACGGCGCAGGAACTGGATTCCGGGCGCCGTCGCGGTGGCGACCGGGCTCGTGATGGTCTGCCACTCGTTCGTGCCCAACTCGCCGGGCAACCTGGGCAGCCTGCTCGAAACCGTGCTGCCCTGGACCGGCCTGGCCGTACCGGTGCTGCTCCTGGCCGCCCTGCTCCGCAGGTCCGTGCCGGCCGTCATCGCCGCCCTCCTTCTCGGCGCCGCGTGGTCCGCCGTGTTCGCGTCCCTGTTCCTCGGCGGGCGCAGCGATGCCGAGCCGAACCTGACCGTGGTCACCCACAACGTCAACGCCACCAACCCCGACCCCGCCGCGACCGTCCGGACGCTGCTGGCCGCCGACCCCGACCTGGTGGCCCTGGAAGAAATCACCGACGACGCCCTGCCCGCCTACCGGAAGGTGCTGGACCCCCGGCTCACCCACTCCGTGCACATCGGCACCGTCGCCCTGTGGAGCCGCTACCCCATCACCGAATCCCGGCGCCTCACCATCGATCCCGGCTGGAGCCGCTCGCTGCGCGCCCGGATCCAGGGACCGAACGGCCCCGTCGCCGTCTACGTGGTCCATCTGCCCTCGGTCCGCGTCGGCGTATCCGGTTTCACCATCGCCCGGCGCGATGACACCCTCACCGCCCTCGACCGGGCCCTCGACCACGAGGAGCAGAAGAAGGTCCTCCTGCTGGGCGACCTCAACGGCACCACCACCGACCGCAACCTCGCGCCCCTGGTGTCCCGGCTGACGTCGGTCGAGGACAAGGCCGGTACCGGCTTCGGCTTCAGCTGGCCCGCGGCCTTCCCGATCGCCCGTATCGACCACATCCTCACCCGGGGCGTCACCCCCACCGACGCCTGGACCCTCCCCGCCACCGCCAGCGACCACCGGCCGGTCGCCGCCAGGCTCAAGGCATAG
- a CDS encoding HAMP domain-containing sensor histidine kinase: MNRRTAPHRDGDADTAGAPARSGRPRRLTARMKLTLTYALFVVVAGAFSLVVVYLAMRFVPNYPLGDVNPQAAAVATRPDILQALAKASGVTLLLLALIGLGGGWLIAGRVLRPLQDITSAARRAADGSLDHRIGLTGPRDEFTDLSDTFDDMLARLQRSFDAQQRFAANASHELRTPLAVSRTMLDVAVADPDGQNYRRLVSRLRETNQRGIDITDALLQLSALDHTPPTTEHLDLADTARAAVDAVREEARTRDISVSADTRPAPATGNDVLLRQLVLNLLHNAVRHNLPTGGSLSLTTGPDPARPGRALLTVTNTGPPLPGTVDRLTEPFLRGSGRLAEQDPTRRGHGLGLAIVSSIVRAHHADLNLTPNAGGGLTVRVSVPGAPQGGAPPSR, encoded by the coding sequence GTGAACCGCCGGACGGCACCCCACCGGGACGGCGACGCGGACACGGCCGGGGCCCCGGCACGGTCCGGGCGGCCGCGGCGGCTGACCGCCCGCATGAAGCTCACCCTCACCTACGCCCTGTTCGTCGTTGTCGCCGGGGCGTTCAGCCTGGTCGTGGTGTACCTGGCCATGCGCTTCGTGCCCAACTACCCGCTGGGCGACGTGAACCCGCAGGCCGCGGCCGTCGCCACCCGGCCGGACATCCTCCAGGCCCTGGCCAAGGCCTCCGGCGTCACCCTGCTGCTCCTCGCGCTGATCGGGCTCGGCGGCGGCTGGCTCATCGCGGGCCGCGTCCTGCGCCCCCTGCAGGACATCACCTCGGCGGCCCGCCGGGCCGCCGACGGCTCCCTGGACCACCGCATCGGACTCACCGGCCCGCGGGACGAGTTCACCGACCTCTCCGACACCTTCGACGACATGCTCGCCCGCCTGCAGCGGTCCTTCGACGCCCAGCAGCGCTTCGCCGCCAACGCCTCGCACGAACTGCGCACACCGCTCGCCGTCAGCCGCACCATGCTCGACGTGGCCGTCGCCGATCCGGACGGCCAGAACTACCGCCGGCTCGTTTCCCGGCTCCGCGAGACCAACCAGCGTGGCATCGACATCACCGACGCCCTGCTGCAACTCTCCGCCCTCGATCACACCCCACCCACCACGGAGCACCTCGACCTCGCCGACACCGCCCGAGCAGCCGTCGACGCCGTCCGTGAGGAAGCCAGGACACGGGACATCTCCGTCTCCGCCGACACCCGCCCGGCCCCGGCCACCGGCAACGACGTACTGCTGCGCCAGCTCGTCCTGAACCTGCTCCACAACGCCGTACGGCACAACCTGCCCACGGGCGGATCGCTCTCCCTGACCACCGGCCCCGACCCGGCACGTCCCGGCCGCGCCCTCCTGACCGTCACCAACACCGGACCGCCCCTGCCCGGCACGGTCGACCGCCTCACCGAACCGTTCCTGCGCGGCAGTGGGCGCCTGGCCGAGCAGGACCCCACGCGCCGCGGCCACGGCCTCGGTCTGGCGATCGTCTCCAGCATCGTCCGTGCCCACCACGCGGACCTGAACCTGACCCCCAACGCCGGCGGGGGACTCACCGTCCGGGTATCCGTGCCCGGCGCACCGCAGGGCGGTGCACCTCCGTCACGCTGA
- a CDS encoding amidase — translation MSSTEAVETTGPAGPTGLADSARELAEGRTTSVGQVSAALHRIEASQGTLNAFRHLRAEAALAEAAEADRRLAKGERLPLLGVPVAVKDDTDVLGMPTYFGCDGDLPAATADSEAVRRLRAAGAVIVGKTNSCELGQWPFTEGPAFGATRNPWHTGHTPGGSSGGSAAAVAAGLVPAALGSDGAGSVRIPAAWTHLVGIKPQRGRISGHPHIDAFQGLTVNGPLARTVADAALLLDAVAGSHPDDPHRPPPVAAATAARRDPGRLRIALAWRPPLTLTGSAPHPEVRRAVLALAETLTRLGHDVEEARPQYGLIGLGFVPRATAGIAELAARHPDPALLDPRTRSALRTGTRLGGRVVRAAREREVRQHRRIGAFFRPARGRAGYDVLLTPTTALPPPPIGRFDGLSAWRTDLAMTEACPYAWPWNVLGWPGINVPAGFTADGLPVGAQLLGPSRSEERLISLAAQLEADRRWYEHRPPASPAGPAPGGAGD, via the coding sequence ATGTCCTCAACGGAAGCCGTGGAAACCACCGGACCGGCCGGCCCGACGGGGCTGGCCGACAGCGCACGGGAGCTGGCCGAGGGCCGCACCACCTCGGTCGGGCAGGTGTCCGCCGCGCTGCACCGTATCGAAGCGAGCCAGGGCACCCTCAACGCCTTCAGGCATCTGCGCGCCGAGGCCGCGCTCGCCGAGGCCGCCGAGGCCGACCGACGGCTCGCGAAGGGGGAGCGGCTGCCCCTGCTCGGCGTGCCGGTGGCCGTCAAGGACGACACGGATGTCCTCGGGATGCCGACCTACTTCGGCTGCGACGGCGATCTGCCCGCCGCGACCGCGGACAGCGAGGCCGTACGCCGGCTGCGGGCGGCCGGGGCCGTGATCGTCGGGAAGACCAACTCCTGCGAGCTCGGCCAGTGGCCGTTCACCGAGGGCCCCGCCTTCGGCGCCACCCGCAACCCGTGGCACACCGGCCACACCCCCGGCGGCTCGTCCGGCGGCTCCGCGGCGGCTGTCGCGGCCGGTCTCGTACCCGCCGCGCTCGGCTCGGACGGCGCCGGGTCCGTCCGTATCCCGGCGGCCTGGACCCATCTCGTCGGCATCAAGCCCCAGCGCGGCCGGATCTCCGGCCACCCGCACATCGACGCCTTCCAGGGCCTGACCGTCAACGGGCCGCTCGCCAGGACCGTCGCCGACGCCGCACTGCTGCTCGACGCGGTCGCCGGATCCCATCCCGACGACCCGCACCGGCCGCCCCCCGTCGCCGCCGCGACCGCCGCCCGCCGCGACCCCGGCCGACTGCGCATCGCCCTCGCCTGGCGCCCCCCGCTCACCCTCACCGGCTCCGCGCCCCACCCCGAGGTGCGGCGTGCCGTCCTGGCCCTGGCCGAGACCCTCACCCGACTGGGCCACGACGTCGAGGAGGCGAGACCCCAGTACGGGCTGATCGGCCTCGGTTTCGTCCCCCGCGCCACCGCCGGGATCGCCGAACTCGCCGCCCGCCACCCCGACCCCGCCCTCCTCGACCCGCGCACCCGCAGCGCGCTGCGCACCGGCACCCGGCTCGGCGGCCGGGTGGTGCGGGCGGCCAGGGAGCGGGAGGTGCGTCAGCACCGCAGGATCGGCGCGTTCTTCCGTCCCGCCCGGGGCCGCGCCGGGTACGACGTACTGCTGACCCCGACGACTGCCCTGCCGCCGCCCCCGATCGGCCGGTTCGACGGGCTGAGCGCCTGGCGCACCGATCTGGCGATGACCGAGGCCTGCCCGTACGCCTGGCCCTGGAACGTGCTGGGCTGGCCCGGCATCAACGTACCGGCCGGGTTCACCGCCGACGGGCTGCCCGTCGGGGCGCAGCTGCTCGGCCCGTCCCGCAGCGAGGAGCGGCTGATCTCGCTCGCCGCTCAACTGGAGGCCGACCGGCGTTGGTACGAGCACCGGCCCCCGGCCTCGCCCGCCGGGCCGGCGCCGGGTGGGGCCGGGGACTGA